A genomic window from Camelina sativa cultivar DH55 chromosome 2, Cs, whole genome shotgun sequence includes:
- the LOC104746785 gene encoding glutathione S-transferase T3-like, producing MASNNTPNSQSQSYFSLLNFPYDSFAPNINTDSSQIPAFSSQTSSQPPIPPSESEATPEQRRERRLWTAQDDLVLISGWLNTSKDAVVGNGQKAVSFWKRIGEYYETSSHVRGGAESRRADHCRQRWQKVSKEVSQFCGAFAEAEREKASGMNDVDVLQNAHQIYHKLYKKKFALEYAWSVLRFEQKWANLEMMNPTPKTTSSSKRKADEAAGSTGSVVGEQESRPPGIKASKKVKSKGKEKATPSAEFSNMWEIKQKDLEGMKQLQKMSLLDTLIAKNETLDDDEKALKKKLMAELF from the coding sequence ATGGCATCAAACAACACTCCTAACAGTCAGTCTCAATCATACTTTAGCCTTCTTAACTTCCCATATGACAGCTTTGCTCCCAATATAAACACTGATTCGTCTCAAATCCCTGCTTTTAGTTCACAAACTAGTTCACAGCCGCCTATACCTCCTAGTGAATCAGAAGCGACTCCAGAACAGCGTAGGGAGAGACGCTTATGGACCGCACAAGATGACTTGGTGCTGATAAGCGGTTGGTTAAACACATCGAAGGATGCTGTTGTTGGGAATGGCCAGAAGGCAGTGTCCTTTTGGAAGCGTATAGGAGAATACTACGAAACAAGTAGTCATGTACGTGGTGGTGCTGAGTCTAGGCGCGCTGACCATTGTAGACAAAGATGGCAAAAGGTCAGTAAGGAAGTAAGCCAATTCTGTGGAGCTTTTGCAGAGGCAGAGCGTGAGAAAGCAAGTGGCATGAACGATGTAGACGTTTTACAAAATGCTCACCAAATATATCACAAGctgtacaagaagaagtttgcTTTGGAGTATGCTTGGAGTGTGTTACGTTTTGAGCAGAAATGGGCTAACCTCGAGATGATGAACCCCACTCCCAAAACAACCAGTTCGAGCAAAAGGAAAGCTGATGAAGCTGCTGGATCCACAGGTTCTGTCGTTGGTGAGCAAGAGAGCAGGCCTCCGGGCATAAAGGCATCAAAAAAAGTTAAGAGCAAAGGCAAGGAGAAGGCTACACCATCTGCTGAGTTTAGTAACATGTGGGAGATAAAACAGAAAGACCTAGAGGGCAtgaaacaactccaaaagaTGTCCCTCCTTGACACTCTAATTGCCAAGAATGAAACcctagatgatgatgaaaaagcCCTAAAGAAGAAGTTAATGGCGGAACTTTTTTAA